The sequence below is a genomic window from Pongo abelii isolate AG06213 chromosome 15, NHGRI_mPonAbe1-v2.0_pri, whole genome shotgun sequence.
CCTAAGCCAAGTGCATCTGTAGCTCGGTAAAGGGCGCCAGCATGTTTTGCAGGACACCTGTATTATTGAAGCCGGAGGTAGTGAGAGACACACGCAGATCCGGTCTGTCCTAAAGGACTTCAGTCATTCATGAGTTCCAGTTTGTTCCACAGATTCCAGTCTGTTCTTGCTATCATCCATATCCAACTTTCTACCCTGACTGAAATCCTGACTGACCTATAGTGACTTCAGACTCAACACTAGAACCGAAGACAACAAACAGCCATGCCAGGACTCCTCCACCAGGTCTCACATCCTGCAAGGTCTAGGGCAGCActgtccagtagaactttctgtgatgatggaaatgttttataccTGAGCTGCCCAATATGATACCCACAAGTCACACGTggctattgagcatttgaaatgtaccCAGTGCCGTAGAGGAGCTAAGTTGTTACTCTTATTTaatgttaattaatttaaatttaaatttaaatagccagatGTGGCTAATGGCTACAATACTGGTCAAGGCAGGTCTACTGCCTAATAATAAATTCCATGTTTTTTTAATCACACGTagtggctctgtttctctggttgAATCCTGACTGATACAGGCAGCAGCTGCTAGCTACATGGGGAGAGCATGGAGACACAAAGCCAGCATTACTAGGAATCACAGGGCTAGAGGAAGAAGCAGCCTGGCTCCTAGAAGTTCAACCAGCCCTACAACCTTTGAACTTCTTAGTGAGAAAAAAAACAGACCCCCAGTGGGCAGTGAACTATCACTGTGTACTTCCAATAAATCCTGTCTCTTCTTGGTGGCTTCTGCTTCCTGCCGTGAAGTgtagaccttgtctcaaataccACAGGACACAGATGGTGTTCTTAGGactcaatttgaaaaaaaaatgtatttatgcaTGCATaggaatcataaaatataaatttaaactcGTCTTTTGAACGAGGAAAGTAACATCAATAGAACTATGAACAAGAATTAATGTTAGCTTTCTGCCCGAGCAATTCTCCTTTCCTTCATGTTTATCTTTGCTTTCTCTTGAAGAATGACCTAGAGGAAGTAACCCACCTTCCACAGTCCTTTGAATTCATGGATACATAAATGAACACTATGAACTTTAGACTTTAAGAAGTGCGTATTAGTCAGGGTTTGCCAGAGAAACAGCCAGTAGGATggatatatataaagatatttattataaagtatCAACTCATGCAAttgtgaaggctgagaagtcccacaatctgtcatgtacaagctggagacccagtAAAGCTGGTGACAAAGTTTGAAGGTCTGAGTTGAAGAGCCAGTGGTGTAGATTCCAGTCCTGGTCTGAAGGCCTGAAAACCATAAGTGCCAGTGGCAGGAGATCAATGTCCCCACTCATGCAGTGAGGCAGACAGTGAATTTCACTTTCCCCCACTTTTTTAGTCTATTCAAGCCCTAATGGATTGCATGAAGCTCACCAACACTGAGGAGGGCATGTACTTTACTCAGTCCATCAACTCAAACACTAATGTCTTCCAGAAACACTTTCACAGACATACCCCGCCATCATGTTTAACCGGCTACCTGGGCATCCCATGGCCTAGTCAAGtcgacacataaaattaaccatcacatagtGTTCCCCACATACAATGGCCCCACAAACAGGAACTAAACAATTAGCAAAGCTCTATGGCTCAATTCTAGAATTGAGGGTGTTAATCTGTTTTCTGTTAAGAAACTCTAGGCTCTATGTAAACTGAAACTGTATCAAGATGCTGACACTAAAATTAGAAATGGGAAGAAGTAGCTTTTAAACCACAAAATTAACTGGGGGTAACTGACAAGCAAGATTAGACTTGCACTTAAAGGAACAAACGTCATGGTCCAGTTGCTACGTAGTGACAGCAAACTTATCAACTCTCCTACTCAGCAATCTAGCAACATGGAACACAGCAGAACTGctgaaacaaacacacacacacacacacacacacacacacgtatgtattcTGTCCAAATGCTGGAAGCAATTAAAAGGAGTAATTTGAACAAGCAATGCTGAGCAGCACAGTAATTAATAGGATACTGGCCTCCCAAGATTTATAGGGCCCACTCTAGTCTTCCTCTTGTCACATACCTTACTTACCACAGGTGAGACACCCTCAGGGCACTACTCACCCAGACCCCATTCCCCCTCCATTCTAGACCACCTTCCAGGTACCTGAGATCATGAAATTTCCTGCTCAAATGTTGGTCCCATAACTCGCTTCCAGGGCTTGATCAGGCATCTTCCCTAGGTCCATCCAATCAAGGGTCATTTGCATGTTTGAGATGCATATTCCCAGGACCAAGGTGGCTTTGGGGAGAGAGCTTGGTTATCAACAACTATACTGTCCACATATTGAACTATACTGTCCACATATTTCTGTGCAAGACTCCTTGTGGTGCAAGACTGAGTCAGGGGTTAGGAAGACAAGGGGGCAGGGGCCTGGGGGAGGATCTTCAACTGCACTCTTGCTCTGGTATTCATAAACACCAGGGGCCGGCCTGCCACCAGGTACCCATCCAAAGAAAAGCTAGAGACAAATACATAGGAAAGGTTCAATAGTAGGTTTTTGTTGTGAGGGGccttatgaaaattaaaaaggtataaaaatatttggaaaataagcaCTGTGCAAATTCAGTGAATCTAAAATCCTTTATTTAATAGTAAAACTGCAGTGCAGAATTATGCTATAAATCACTCGTAGTGTTTTCCTATTAAGAAATACTTCTGATTTAAGTTTGATGTTTCCTCATTGCTTGGGGTGAGATGCGGGAAAGTTGGAGTAGGGGAATAGTCAGAGATGGATGGCAAAGGTTGATGATAAGTTGTTACTGACCTGCGGAGTTTACAGCTTGAAAGAAAAACTGTAGGAGTTAAGATCCTCTTTCCTAGGAATCCATGCCATGACAAGTTTAGGGATTGAAGTAGTGGCTGCTGACATGTGAAAACAGGCCTGTAAACTTTGCAAGCGATCCAGTAAATTATGCTTGTCCTAGTGggaccacccccgcccccacactccacattccaatccccagGCCAGAATCATCAAACTTGGCAAAAAATATTCATGGAGAGTAAGCAGGCTGTAGCAAGATAGGCTCTTCAGCAGGCAATCTTTGCTTCCTCCCACGTTATGACTGTCTTTTTTGCCGGTTCCCTAGGCAGATCAGACCCTTCACTTCCCAGCTGGCCTCCCTTCCCCAAGTGAATGTGACTTCTTGCAGAACACAATTACCTATGTTGTCTGCCaaattggattttgttttgttttgtgttaaatATCAGCCCATTTTCACGACTCTGCAATTATGACAATATGTGGTAGGAAACCATTACTGTCAGCTCCAGTCTGAAACTGGCCACTTACCAATACACTTTGCCAGGAACAAGTCTTTCTGGATGGATACTACGCGGTTAACAGAACATGTAAAGAAAAACGGCtaaacaaaatatcaacattttcttACCAGGCTGAGCTTAAGGACAGAACAGTGATGTGCAATGGTTTTCATGTTGTATCCACAAACACAGTTCTGTacaagaaacattcttttttttttttaatggttgcttAAACAAGTGGTTATCCGTTATGCTGTTGACATAGGAAAAGGTGAAATGCTAGTAACCGAATCAAAGCGGCAGTGCAACAGGCCGCTCGGTGGTGCGCATTGCGTGGTTTGGTTCCTTGGATGGACACACTTGCTTTACACTTCATCCCAATTTTTGTCCCAACCTCTTAGTGTATCTTCCTGGGAAtagtaaaaacaaagcaaaacattcTGGTCTTACTTCAAGCTGCCTTTGCACTGTTATTCCCTTGTTCCGCTCATTTCACGGGATTGGGTTCTCCTAACTTCATTGTTTGGTGAGTTGCTTTGCTTTGCTCGTTGCCCCGATCTTCTGTGCATTCTGCGCCGACCCCGCAAGTGCTCCTGCACTCCCTCCCAGCCTTCTGCTGGGGTTAACCCTTCCCAGCCGAGGTCAGACTGCCGTGCGCTTCGAGTACCGGACCCCGAGGAAGCGAGAAACGCCGCTCCCGCCGGTCGCGGGCAGCTCCAGTACACCGGCAACACGCGCGCCTCTGCCCAGTGCCGCGCCCAGCGGGTGCTCAGACTCCTTCTCTCCATCCCCGCCGGCGCGCCCCAGGGACTCGGAACGCCCCCCGCGAGTGTGACGCGTCCTGCCTCCCCGGCAGCTCGGGGACACTCGCACTTGCAAGGCCTGGCCAGCCCTCTTGGGCCCGCCCCCCGACGGTGCGGGGGCGGAGACGACGGCTCCCCTAGGCTCTGGCTCCCGGCCTTGGCCGGCGCGGGTAGGCGCGGGAGCCTGGAGCGCCGCTCGGATGCAGCAGCCGAGCCGCCACTCGGCGCGCGGAGGGAGACCCAGGGCAAGCCGCCGTCGGCGCGCTGGGTGCGGGAAGGGGGCTCTGGATTTCGGTCCCTCCCCTTTTTCCTCTGAGTCTCGGAACGCTCCGGCTCTCAGACCCTCTTCCTCCCAGGTAAAGACCGGGAGAGGAGGGCGCATCTCTTTTCCAGGCACCCCACCATGGGCAGTGCCTCCAATGACTCCCGGTCTGAGGACTGCGAGACGCGACAGTGGCTTCCCCCAGGCGAAAGCCCAGCCATCAGCTCCGTCATGTTCTCGGCCGGGGTGCTGGGGAACCTCATAGCACTGGCGCTGCTGGCGCGCCGCTGGCGGGGGGACGCGGGGTGCAGCGCCGGCCGCAGGAGCTCCCTCTCCTTGTTCCACGTGCTGGTGACCGAGCTGGTGTTCACCGACCTGCTCGGGACCTGCCTCATCAGCCCAGTGGTACTGGCTTCGTACGCGCGGAACCAGACCCTGGTGGCACTGGCGCCCGAGAGCCGCGCGTGCACCTACTTCGCTTTCGCCATGACCTTCTTCAGCCTGGCCACGATGCTCATGCTCTTCGCCATGGCCCTGGAGCGCTACCTCTCGATCGGGCACCCCTACTTCTACCAGCGCCGCGTCTCGCGCTCCGGCGGCCTGGCCGTGCTGCCTGTCATCTATGCAGTCTCCCTGCTTTTCTGCTCGCTGCCGCTGCTGGACTACGGGCAGTACGTCCAGTACTGCCCCGGGACCTGGTGCTTCATCCGGCACGGGGGGACCGCTTACCTGCAGCTGTACGccaccctgctgctgcttctcatcGTCGCGGTGCTCGCCTGCAACTTCAGTGTCATTCTCAACCTCATCCGCATGCACCGCCGAAGCCGGAGAAGCCGCTGCGGACCTTCCCTGGGCAGTGGCCGGGGCGGCCCGGGGGCCCGCAGGAGAGGGGAAAGGGTGTCCATGGCGGAGGAGACGGACCACCTGATTCTCCTGGCTATCATGACCATCACCTTCGCCGTCTGCTCCTTGCCTTTCACGGTAAGTCACTCCCTACATTTCCACAGCCCGGCTCTGCTCAGCCTTCTCATGCTCTCCCCTGACGCCTCCACCCTTTCCACCGCCCTACAAACTTTTTTGCAACTTGTAAAAATATGTCCTAATTTGTAAAGATCCGTAGCCTTCCCCACTAGTTTCCCCTCCTCTTTAGcccacttccttcctccctcaaTCCTGGCTTATGggtgttgctaggctggagtttCTTATACAATAATACAGACCGTCCGAAAGGGAGTCCTGGGCCTCAGCTAAGCCAGCCAATCTCCTCATCCTAGCCCTGTGCAGTGTCCCTTTCTCACTGTTGCCTATCTTGGCTTAGTAATTGAGAAAGAGGCAGCCGCTTCCACCTTAGGATGGCTGTCACTGTTCCAGCCTGACGACCTGGAGCTGCAGTTTGCTGCCCTGTACCTCTCATCCACTGGTGCTAGTTCTCCATGCTTGCCTTCTGTTCCTGCCAGGGCAAAATGTAGTACCCAACCCATAGCATTCCAGCTGCCATTGAAAATGGTCCCAGATGAGAAGGGTCCCTGATGCAGAAGTTTAGAGCATTTATTATTTGTCCTAAAAGTCCAACAAACATCTAGTTTATAGGTATCccaatttatatatttgaatGGAACTCTTTGTGGCCATGAAAGTTTATAAAACCATAATGACAACTAGAGGAAATACTTGGAGGAACATCTTGCTAAGCATTTGTAATATCTTGCAAAACACCCTCTTAATGTCACTGTCAGAAATACACACAGGTGTCCTTCAGCTTACAGTTATGCACCTGATGAGCACAAAGCCACATGCAGGAATGGCTGGTCCATCTCAGGAAGGGAAGAGTGGGGCTACCTGGGGAACTGAAGGACAAGAGACCAAGTCCCGGCATCGTGCTGCCTTGATTTGGGGCAACTTTAGCAGTTATTCGATGCTAACTAACTGCTAAATGATATGAGGCTGTGAGTTCAAGTCTCCTAAAGTGTAACCTTTTAGCTGAGCCTGGAATATGTCCAAGAATGTGCTGGCCTCTTACGGGGGCTAGGAATTGAGAGTTGTGGCAACTCCACTTCCCAATCTTCAGAAAAGCAAGACTGATGCTACAGCATCAAAGCAGTTAATAGTGACTTCCACCTGCCACAAtcttggagaaaagaaaagagatgggcAGTGCCTACTATTAACAGGTCTGACCTGTAAAAGCTGGAGGAGAAGTAACTTTATCCTATCTCCTGCCTCCATTACTGCTTCTTATATCTTCATGTGCTCATCCTCAGGGATGGGAAGGGACACAGGGTCCCAAAGGTCTGAATATGATTCTCTCCTCCCCAGCCCAGTTAACTCCCTTTCTTAGCTATGTTCTCTTCTCCCTGGTCCCCACTGTCCTCACCCTTCTACCCCATCCTCTGTCAGGGCAGAAACTGTTCTGAATTGGTTACACTTTGAGGGAATGAGATGGAATATTCAAAGACGCCCTCTTATAAAATGAAGTCGGACTGTGGGAGGCTGCATCTCCCATACCACTCTGAGCAGGGGAGTTTATGCAACAGAAACGCTGTGATGTAGAAACCCACATGGCTTATatgcttttgatttattttactaGTAGGAGCTTTTGATTATGTTAGGAGCTAAATCAGCTTTTGAAGGTCAGCACTAGGATGCAGAACATATATCTATGAAAGAAAGCATTTCAAGTTCCACTAAATAGCTTTGCATTCAGCTTGGGGATCAGAAACTATTCCTGAAAGACTGTCTTAGGGTGTTGGGAATTAAGATAATCAGTTCTTAGGGTTTTATCTGTCATTTGTgagtatatttataaaaatatctccCACTATCAGCTACTTAAATAGCCTGGGAATGGGTTTGGGGTGATAACACACTTGTGAAATGATTTTTAGTCTCTTTCCTACACAAGCAAGAGGAAAAAGTTCTCCTCTTTGACCATGACTGACCCATTGcataaactgtattttttttaaataaaggtagCGGTTTCCAACAGGTTGCCCTGTTTTTATGTAAATTGGCCTTTTACCATGAGAACTCCATCGTTGCCATATGTTTTTGTAAattcaaatatatgtgtgtggatatagatatagatatagaaatTGTTTTCCGTCCCTCAGTTAATATTAGGCCAAGGGCTGCTCCAGAGTTGCCAGATAGAAGGGGCTTAGCGACAGAAATCTGGCTAAAAGGTGTTGAGGGAGTAGGAGCTTTGCTTTGAAgctgtgtttttatttcaatttcctttttatggcttaggGGGGCCAGATGGAGACTATGAAGGGGCTTTAGCTCCCCCAAGCCACCTCTAAGCATTGACACTATCAGCAAATTACTTTTGCTTCTGCATATATTCATGGCAAAGGTTCCCAAAGAGCCGGAGAAAATCCTAGTGTGAACATAATCAGAAAGCCAGCCTCCCTGACTTCCATTCTTGGAACTACCATGACACCATATTCAGATGAACTATACACAAAATGGAAATTTGAAGCATCGTCACCTCTtaataagaaaatttatattGACCACTGATGGATTTTATTTTGTCAATAGATTATTGGGAATATTTGCTAGTATCTTTCACTTACATAGCACTTTAAGCTTTATGAAATGCTGTACTGTCTTGATTTAAGTTATTTCTTGAAGGGCTTGTCTGAAAATTCAAGCTCATGGCTACTGTTTGGTTCATACGTTCTGCTGTTCAGAATCCTTGGCATGTGCCTCCAGGGGAGGTTGCTTTTTCTTCCAAGTCCTTTTATTCTACTTGGCCCACACTAAAATTGTGGTCAGAAGTGGCCTATACCAGTCTCCCACCTGAAGCAGGAATCATTTCCACATGTCCTAACAGGGGGCTCTAGAAGCAAAGGTTTATGGTTGCCTTCAgaaatgtttctgtttctctaaCGGAGTGCACATGATCTGATAGAAATACAGTGTGAACCACAAATGCAAGCCACAAACggaattttaaatgttctagtaGTCatacaacaaaaagtaaaaagaaacagagaaaattaattgaattacatattttatttaacccaatatatctaaaatattatcaattcaaaatattagttatgtaaaataattattaataagctATTCCAAGTAAGTTTCTTCCTTGTATCCCAGAAAATAGTAGCAATCTACTCTATCTCTTCCCACTCCTTCCTCAGGATAACAAGCTGCTTTCTATGTCCCTCAAAAGTGGACCAAACCAGTGGCAACAAGGAGGACCGCTGTACCCAGTGGGACACCAGTCTATTCCACAGTACTCCAGTAGTGGACAGAGGAGGGAAATGGGGGAATTCAGAAACCTAGAACTACTAATGTCAGGCATTGTCCCAAGGTTTGGGCAGGTTGCAATTACTGCTTCCTCCAAAGATGCCAGTCTAGGGTTTCCAAAATTTTGGAAgtaaaactgtaattttttttaaaggcccaGTCCCTTCAAGTGAAGTCCAATTCAACCTCATATGTCATTATTATCGACCACAAAATAAGACTTTTGAATGCTAACTTTTGCATTAACCCATTATCTTCACAACACCGTAGGAAATAGTATGATGATTTCTATCATACAGACAAGGCAAATGACTCGTCCTGTGTCCCACGGCTAATGGGTGGTGGAACTGGGACTCAAAGCTAGGCAGTTTAAGCACTGAGCCAATTAACCTAACCACAACACTATCCAAGAGAAAGTACTCATTTCAGGGGTAACAGATGAAAAGATTAATCTAAGATTTCATAAAAGAGCTGTGAGAATGTTAAAAATATCTGGACCACTTTGCCTCTTAATTCCAACTagttagctttaaaaataaaatggcaaagacCTTTGTCTTCATGTCAGCTCAAGGGAGCTGAGCCAGGGCCAACTATGTGgttccctttcttttctccacagACCTATGAAATAAAAGGCTGAGACCCAGATTCTAGGAGATTGGCTAATGTAAATGCTGGTCTAAATTAAGAAATAATCAGATTATCCCTCACATAAAATCTTTCATCAGAACAAATAAAACGTCTCTTAAGTGATCAAAAACCATGTGGTGTTTGGGAAATGACATTATTTTGGCTGCCCAATATGAAATTCTGCATGGAATCAACAACATATTCCAAACTGTTTATTCACTAAAGGGATAttgtataaattaataaattcctcCTTATGTTAATCAGCTTTGCCATCATTTTACAGAGATAAATAGAAACTTTCTTcctgaaatggaacagaacacaggaaATATATGAGACCTCTATTCTTGCCTCAGATACTGTTTGTGTCTTCATATCCAACTCATATCAAGCCCCTTTCTTGCCACTTTTCTAATTGTGGACAGCTTCTGGCcattttaaactgttttccacatgCCATGAGGATAAAGTGCTTATGCATTTttattcagttctaaaatttcaagAGTAAACCATTGACTCATACTAAAAAGTTCTCCATCTTTAGAAATTCTTTAGGGTTGGAACTTCTAGGTAAATCTGATTAGTGGAAATCTAATCTTGGCAATACAAAACAAACTCCAGTAAACAGCACTAGAGTTTCCTGTTCATTCCTGATACTcattatgtaaaatataacatGAATGGGTATGTTATGATATGACATTGGTAGATTATATACATGCAAAATATAACAATTCTGGTAGGAATGAAAAAGAACTCCAGACATCTCTACATATAAC
It includes:
- the PTGER2 gene encoding prostaglandin E2 receptor EP2 subtype; translation: MGSASNDSRSEDCETRQWLPPGESPAISSVMFSAGVLGNLIALALLARRWRGDAGCSAGRRSSLSLFHVLVTELVFTDLLGTCLISPVVLASYARNQTLVALAPESRACTYFAFAMTFFSLATMLMLFAMALERYLSIGHPYFYQRRVSRSGGLAVLPVIYAVSLLFCSLPLLDYGQYVQYCPGTWCFIRHGGTAYLQLYATLLLLLIVAVLACNFSVILNLIRMHRRSRRSRCGPSLGSGRGGPGARRRGERVSMAEETDHLILLAIMTITFAVCSLPFTIFAYMNETSSRKEKWDLQALRFLSINSIIDPWVFAILRPPVLRLMRSVLCCRISLRTQDAAQTSCSTQSDASKQADL